The window ATTATTTTTAGCCTATAACATAGAACACACTTGAAGCTTTTTTGGTAATATGGCACGATGACGAAAATTACTCAAAAGCTTGACGTGGCTTCAATTGCTTTATCCTACTATTATCAATTCCTTATTATAATGATTTAGATTCTCATAGCCATCTTCTGTGGCAATAATTAAATCTTCAATGCGGACACCGATATCGCCTTGAATGTAGATACCTGGTTCGATTGAAAAGATGTTGCCTGGTTCTACTACACGATCGTTAGCGGCTGAAACATCTCCTGCTTCATGACACTCGATACCAATAAAATGACCTGTACGATGAGTAAAGTACTCACCATAACCTTTTTCGGTAATATAATCACGCGCTGCAGCATCAATTTCACTAAATTTCACGCCTGGTTTGACCATTTCAATTGCACGTTTATTTGCTTCTAATACAATCTCATAAATGTCACGATGACGATCAGAGACTTCTTTATAAAAGACAGTACGTGTCATATCTGAACAGTAGTTATCTTTTACACCACCGATATCAATAATCACAGCATCCCCTGGCTTAACGCGATCTTCATTCGTTTCATGATGAGGATCCGCTCCATTTGCACCATACGCAACAATCGGTTCAAAGGCCATGCCAGAATTGCCTAATTCTTTGTATATTTCGGCTAATTTTTCAGTCATTTCTAACTCTGTCAACTCTTCTGGTAATAAGTTAATTAATCGTCCTACTGCTTCGTCGTTGTCACGAGAAGCTGCACGCATCAATTCTTTTTCCTCTTCTGTCTTATGAGCACGAACATCATCCATAATTTCAGAGCCTAACACAAACTCACTCACTTCTTTTCCTGTTTGTTGCATTAATGCTAATAAGAACTTGGCAGGCCATATTTTATCGACCCCAATTTTTCCATTTTCTAAATGACTAGCCACTATTTCAATGCCATTATCTACATCATCAATATAGACAATCTCAATCCCTAACGCACGTTTGATTTGGAACATTTTGTTCACAATTAAAGCATGCTTACCATCTTCACGAATGATCAATGCCAATAAACGCTCCCCAGCGTGAATCCATTCAGATGTTAAATAAAAAATAGCTGCAGGATCACTTACAATGATTTGACTAACCTGTCGTTCCTTCATCAATTCTAAGACATTTGATAAACGTTCTTGTTTCATTATTCTTTCCTCCCTTTCTAAATCCGTCCCTTAATTTTATCACAAAAAGAAAAGGACTGTGTCAAAATCGCACAATCCTTTTATATAAATTATATACTTGTTTTTTTATAGTAAACATAACCCGCTAAACAAAATAGGAAACAAAAAACAATAAAAATAGGCACATAAACGGGGTTGGTAATCACACCACCTACAATAATCATGATACTTCCTATAATACCAAATAGTGGACAAATTAATCCTTTGAAGACACTTTTGATTTCTTTAGCTAGATACATACGGATAACCTGAAGATAAAGTACTGGGTAACATACATAGCCAAATACGATTGCAATTTCACTAATATCACTACCAGGGAGTAAATTTAGCTTTTGCGTCACGTAATGAATCAACATCCATACCAACGCCAATATAAGCGATAATACAAAGGATGCTTTAGATAACTTTTTCTTTGGATCGATTTGAGCAATTTTTTTTGACCCTGGCATCATGTTTTTACTAGCTAGCGCTTGAGGCATTCGAATATTTCCCATAGTCAAACCATTAATCACTCCTACAACCGATATCACAACAAATAGTGTAATTAATACCGCTCCTGTCTTACCAAGTAACGCTTGTCCTACTTGATAAATAGCTTGATCTCCCACAGATAAAATATAATCCGATCCTAGAATGTTATTTAATCCAACAAAATATAAGACATACGCCGTTAACACAATGAGTGGCCCAATTAATAGTGCAAGAGGCATATTACGTTTTGAATCTTTTACTTCATGACTAATAGTCGTCGTGATATTCCATCCATCATAAGAAAAGGCTACCGGAGCCAGTGCGGCTAGCCACGCAAAACCTCCCACTGATTTCACTTCCACAGCTGTTTGTGCAACTACATCTGGACGCCAAAATAACCCAAGAATTGCAATCCCAATTAATGGAATTAGTTTAACAAACGTCGTTAACTCCTGAAATTTCCCACCGATTTTAGATGACCAATAATTCATTCCAAAAATAACAACTAAGTACAACGTCCCTACTAAAACTTCCTTTTCTAAACTAGCATCGATACCAAGCATAATAAGTGTATAAACACCTGCTACCCAAGACACAACGACTGTAATAGTTGGCACATATAAAAAGGTTTGAAACCAACCAAACGCACTTGCAACATGACTCGAAACAAATTCTTCATAGTAAGCCACCATTCCACCACTACGATTTGTTCTAATGGCTAATTCAGACAAACTCAAGCTTCCAAAAATAATACTAAAAGCTCCCAAACACAATACGACGACACCTAATGTCACGCTTCCACCTGTATAACGTAAGATATCATCGGCTTTAAAAAATATTCCTGATCCAATACAAATTCCCACAATCATCGTAATTGCAGTCATTAGACCATACTGATGTTGATTTTCTTTCTCCATGACCTGTCTCCTAATTTTATAGATAGGTGAAATTATAACACATATTAGATGGCGAAACAGTATCTTTCATGAAAAAAACATACCTTTAATCCTCAACTTTAATCATAAACAAACTTCGGTAAATATAACACAAGTGATACTTACCATTTCAATTGAGATGTCTTACCTGAATTCTCATATATTAACTCTTTTTGTGAGGCAGGGATGTTCAACTGATAATAAATTGGACCAATATTAGGGTAAAAACCCGCTTTGGTAAATGCCTTATCTTTTAATACATAAGTATACGCAAAAATTTCTGGTTCTTCTACCCCTTCATCAAAGTGAAGCAACGCTGAATCTAATGAGACATTATAAACCGTATGATAAAATTTAATATAGCAAACGGGATCATTTTTTCCTAAATAGTCTAAATGATCCCTCACAACCACTTCTTCTCTCTCATACAGAACAAACGAATTAAGCGCCTCAATGTGTTTTATTTTTGGCGTTATTTTGGTCATCTCATGATTTTTATCACCTACTAGTAAACTCTTTTCAAATTTTTGTGTGACATAAGGAATTTTTTCTATATTATCGAGGTAAAAATGATACCTTTTTACTTTGACCATTATATAAACACTCAAAGATAACATTACTACTAAACAACTACTAATGGTTTGTTTAGCTTGTTTAGGATGACTTTTAATAAAGTATAGCAAGCAAAAAATAATCACAAATAAAAAACACAACATCAACAAAACCAGCCAAGCCAATTGTTGTTTAACAAAAACCTCACCATCTAACCACATCTGAACATCCATCAATTGCCACCTCTTTTCCCTTTGTACTGATAATAAAATTATAGGATGATTAATGAACAAAAGAAACAAAAAAACCTCTAGCGTTATTAGCTAAAGGTTTCAAGTCTTAATTAAAAAACGGATTATGTGCTTGCTCAAAACCAATCGTACTTGGTCCACGGTGTCCTGGGTAGATAGTATAATGCTCTGGCAAAGTGAACAATTTTGTTCGAATACCTGATAATAACGTATCACTGTCACCTGTAGGTAAATCAGTTCGACCCACACTTCCAGCAAACAATGCATCTCCTGTGACAACAAAATCTGCCTCTGGAAAGACAAAACTCACGCCACCATGAGAATGACCTGGTGTGTATAAGACATCAAATTTCATATCACCGATTTCATAAGAACGCTCTTCTAATTCAACTTCTGCTGGTTCACACACAATACTTGCCATTGGACGTAATCCTGATAGGTTCAATTTATCATCCTGTAGCCAAGCTTGTTCCAATGGATGAACAGATACTGGAATATCATATGTTTGACGTATTTCTTCCAATGCACCAATATGATCATAGTGTGTATGCGTTAATAAAATAGCAACGGGTTGACGACCAATCTCCTCTACTTTTGCTTTGATACGATCCGCATCTTCACCTGGATCAACGATAATCATTGAGTGTTCATTATAAATAAAGTAACAGTTTGCTTCAACTGGTCCAGTTGTCATACCTTGAATTTCAATCATTTAATTAACTCCTTTAATTCAATTTTTCAACTAATTACTCTGATTATAACGCAAAAATCTTAGAGAACCAACCGATTAAACTAGTAAGATGTATAATGTAGAATAATCTCTTTTAGTAATTCCGTACCGCCTACAAACGTTCTTGAATCATAGTATTCGATGAAATCAGGCGTAAAAGTATACAATTGTGCCAAACCAGCATGTGACTCTTTTGAATAGTTGCCCCACGCAAGACTAATCCACGCTTTGTGTCTCTCAAAAATAGTCTTTGCAACATCTGATGGAATCAACAGTGTTTGATTATTTTTTAGTAACACTAATAACTCAGCTTCATTGGATTGCCACGTTTGATAGTCCGCTTCACTTAAATTTAATAATTGCTCTTTTGATAAATCAACTGCCAATTCACCATACTTTTCTCGCGCCTCTTGACCATAAATTTGGTCTTGGTCTATGACCTCTTTTTTGAATGCTTCAAATTTTTGCCTATCACTCATCTCAATCGCTCCTTCTTTTTCTTGAATAAAATCATCCACCAATCGCAACAAATCATCTAACTCCGCTTTTTTTGCTAGCAATGATACACGATGTTCTTTTAATAATGCTAGATAGTCTAAACTTGGATCCTCCAAAACCTTCTGTATTTCCTTAAGCGGTAACCCTAACTCTTTCAAAAATAACAAATGTTGCATCCTCTCAACTTCCGCATGTCCGTATATTCGGTAACCAGACTCATTCACATAACCAGGCTTCAATAACCCAATCTCATCATAGTGACGCAACGCCCTAGCCGTCACCCCCGTCAACTCCGCAAATTCCTTAATCAAATACTCCATACAACCACACCTCCTATCTGACAAATTAAACAATAAACTATGACATAACGTCAAGGTAAAGAACAAAGTGCTTGAGAACGCGTTAAGCTCCGATAAAAATCATTAAATACGAAGAAAATATTAAAAATATTTTTGAGAGTATTTAGATTTTTCTGAGGAGTTGCGTTCAAAAGCCGGATTACACAAAGTGCTTGAATGTGCGTTTATCCCCGAAAAATAATGATAACCATTCAAAAATAGCTTCTCATATTTTTGAAATGGGGAGAATTATTTTCGAGGGGATGCTCATGAAAGCCGAATTACACAAAGTGCTTGAGGTTGCGGTTAACTTCCGAGCAATAAGCGCAGGACGACGAAAATATTACAAATATTTTTGAGAGGCCTGACATATTGCTGAGGAAGTTGCAACCGAAAGCCGGATTACACAAAGTGCTTGAGAGATTGCAACTCTGAAAAATAAGACAGATTGCAAAAAAAGAAGCTGAGTCCCCTCAACTTCTTCTACCTAGTTTCTCTTCTATCTCCGCTGCTACTTCTTCAATCGAACGTTTGTCGGTTGAAATCAGTTGTGCTCCAACTTTTTCAAAGACTTCATGTGCATAGCGCAACTCTTGTTCAATTCGCTCCAAATTAGCGTAGCTACTATCTTCATTCAAACCTAAATAATCTAACCGAGCTTTACGCACTTCCAAAATGGATTCTGGATTACCTACCAAACCAAATATTTTTTCTTTAGGCACATTGAATAATTGCTCTGGCAACGCGACTTCCGGGATCAACGGTAAGTTCGCGACTTTATATGATTTAACGGCTAAATACATACTCAGTGGTGTTTTAGCTGAACGTGACACTCCTAAAATTAAAATATCTGCTTTTTCAAACCCATTGGGATCTTTTCCATCGTCATATTTCTCAGCAAATTCAATAGCTGTCACACTCGATAATTGACGTTCAGGGAGTGTATAAATAGCACCAGGCTCTTCTTTTGAGACTATCCCTGTTTGACTAGTAATTAATTGTGTAAGTGGCGACATTAAATCCACAAAACCAAGACCTGTTCGTTTAGCAAAAGCATGTGCACATGATAATAGTTCTTGGTTAACCAATGTGGCAACAACAATTGCTTTACTCTTGAGCGCCCCTCTTAACACAAACTTCAAATCATCTTCGTGGGTAACAAAAGCAAAACGTCTCACTTCTAACTCGAGTTCTTGATAAAACTGCGCCTCAACTGCCGAAACAATTTTTTGGGCAGATTCGCCAACTGAATCCGAAATAATATAAACCAATACTTTTTTCATGACAAACACCCCTTGCATTCATTCTTAGCAATTATTATACCTAAGTGATTAGCATTTGACTCTAAACTTGCTTATCTTCCTGTTCGTATGACAACAAATCCCCTGGCTGACAATCCAATGCTTCACAAATTTTTTCTAACGTTGAAAAGCGAATCGCTTTTGCTTTTCCGTTTTGTAAAATAGATAAGTTATCCGGGGTAATACCAATTTTTTCTGCTAGTTCACTAGATGATACATGATATTTTGTCATGAGATCGTTCAGGTTTATTTTAATCATTTTTAATTTCTCCTAACTATATCGTTAAATCATGTTCCTCTTGAAGTGCAACGCCTTTTTTAAAAAGCAAATAAAAAATAAATAGTAGACACGGCTCCATAATAAACTCTATCCACTCAGACATTTTACTATTCATATCACTATAGGCTTCAAAATATTGATATAATAACTGATCTGCACAAAAATTAAACACCATAATAGTCAATGAAGAGAGAATAGACAAAATCAAAATACTTTTAAACCTCTTCACATTGATTTGAGTAAATAATCTCCCTTGTAGTGTTGAATGGATAGCCAGTCGAATATTATGGATGGTCATAATAATTAAAGGAAGTAAAATCACTAGCTCAATTGTAGTCAGTCGATTATACGCCGCAACAGGAAACTCTGCAATTTGTTCGGGCGTAATGGACC is drawn from Vagococcus xieshaowenii and contains these coding sequences:
- a CDS encoding helix-turn-helix domain-containing protein encodes the protein MIKINLNDLMTKYHVSSSELAEKIGITPDNLSILQNGKAKAIRFSTLEKICEALDCQPGDLLSYEQEDKQV
- a CDS encoding M24 family metallopeptidase; its protein translation is MKQERLSNVLELMKERQVSQIIVSDPAAIFYLTSEWIHAGERLLALIIREDGKHALIVNKMFQIKRALGIEIVYIDDVDNGIEIVASHLENGKIGVDKIWPAKFLLALMQQTGKEVSEFVLGSEIMDDVRAHKTEEEKELMRAASRDNDEAVGRLINLLPEELTELEMTEKLAEIYKELGNSGMAFEPIVAYGANGADPHHETNEDRVKPGDAVIIDIGGVKDNYCSDMTRTVFYKEVSDRHRDIYEIVLEANKRAIEMVKPGVKFSEIDAAARDYITEKGYGEYFTHRTGHFIGIECHEAGDVSAANDRVVEPGNIFSIEPGIYIQGDIGVRIEDLIIATEDGYENLNHYNKELIIVG
- a CDS encoding APC family permease; the encoded protein is MEKENQHQYGLMTAITMIVGICIGSGIFFKADDILRYTGGSVTLGVVVLCLGAFSIIFGSLSLSELAIRTNRSGGMVAYYEEFVSSHVASAFGWFQTFLYVPTITVVVSWVAGVYTLIMLGIDASLEKEVLVGTLYLVVIFGMNYWSSKIGGKFQELTTFVKLIPLIGIAILGLFWRPDVVAQTAVEVKSVGGFAWLAALAPVAFSYDGWNITTTISHEVKDSKRNMPLALLIGPLIVLTAYVLYFVGLNNILGSDYILSVGDQAIYQVGQALLGKTGAVLITLFVVISVVGVINGLTMGNIRMPQALASKNMMPGSKKIAQIDPKKKLSKASFVLSLILALVWMLIHYVTQKLNLLPGSDISEIAIVFGYVCYPVLYLQVIRMYLAKEIKSVFKGLICPLFGIIGSIMIIVGGVITNPVYVPIFIVFCFLFCLAGYVYYKKTSI
- a CDS encoding MBL fold metallo-hydrolase, translating into MIEIQGMTTGPVEANCYFIYNEHSMIIVDPGEDADRIKAKVEEIGRQPVAILLTHTHYDHIGALEEIRQTYDIPVSVHPLEQAWLQDDKLNLSGLRPMASIVCEPAEVELEERSYEIGDMKFDVLYTPGHSHGGVSFVFPEADFVVTGDALFAGSVGRTDLPTGDSDTLLSGIRTKLFTLPEHYTIYPGHRGPSTIGFEQAHNPFFN
- a CDS encoding MerR family transcriptional regulator codes for the protein MEYLIKEFAELTGVTARALRHYDEIGLLKPGYVNESGYRIYGHAEVERMQHLLFLKELGLPLKEIQKVLEDPSLDYLALLKEHRVSLLAKKAELDDLLRLVDDFIQEKEGAIEMSDRQKFEAFKKEVIDQDQIYGQEAREKYGELAVDLSKEQLLNLSEADYQTWQSNEAELLVLLKNNQTLLIPSDVAKTIFERHKAWISLAWGNYSKESHAGLAQLYTFTPDFIEYYDSRTFVGGTELLKEIILHYTSY
- a CDS encoding pyruvate, water dikinase regulatory protein, giving the protein MKKVLVYIISDSVGESAQKIVSAVEAQFYQELELEVRRFAFVTHEDDLKFVLRGALKSKAIVVATLVNQELLSCAHAFAKRTGLGFVDLMSPLTQLITSQTGIVSKEEPGAIYTLPERQLSSVTAIEFAEKYDDGKDPNGFEKADILILGVSRSAKTPLSMYLAVKSYKVANLPLIPEVALPEQLFNVPKEKIFGLVGNPESILEVRKARLDYLGLNEDSSYANLERIEQELRYAHEVFEKVGAQLISTDKRSIEEVAAEIEEKLGRRS